The following DNA comes from Hordeum vulgare subsp. vulgare chromosome 3H, MorexV3_pseudomolecules_assembly, whole genome shotgun sequence.
aaatagatatattagttaaattaattaattagaataattagagtatgacacgtgggtccctcactaaattaatctgattaattaataattaatcttaataaaaacttgtgcctatgacgttcgggacccgctagtcagttgaccagtcaactgctgatgtcagcctcacatcgcgatgatgtcataataggattttattaaaataattatatctgtttttaattcctaattgttgaataaaacttaaaaaatcaatattaaataatccgtaagtcaaatcgagataatttcaacatgaaagttgatcagcagaacgagacgaaccggatacacggtccattcgtgtgtcacgcgtccctagcatggcaaacatggaacatttacatcatttccagtataaccggtagtagcccgagacccgggaaaatatcatcggatattcttccgacccatctatgacggatgttgctgcgttagctcatgtctagcctgcatcttgccatgtcatgctttgtgttacatcggtgctattatttattgtttcttccccctcttcttaccggtagacctcgagactgacgctgctgtcgggtacatctacgaccctgccgatcagtcctttgccgcagagcagcaaggcaagcaaacccccccttgatcattcctatatcgcctatgtctttcttcttactgcttgcattagtattttgctactattgtagttagctcctatatctgatgcatagcctgtttttgatgaactgctactttcagtcctgtactataaacctgcttagtataggtggagcagtcatcccctctgaccccggagtccagttgccccgcttgttttcaaatctcgatctttgatcgacgagccagacccgacaccgcacattcacccccttcgttgtacgacgctacagagatactatcgggtaccgagggtgacacctcgctaagtactcctgatgatatctctgtagtatagctagtcggtcgtggttatcgagggtgattcctctttcacccttcccgatgacgcctctgtcgtgccaacccgcgagtgtgggacccccgagggtgattcctctaagcccaccttgacgggtacatcgttcgaaatccaatgagggtgatacctcggattccccccgatgttacaactacacagttactcgaccatgttactgggatcattggtgattagttgtaagacgggtggattcccgtgagactgtgttgctgccctaattaaaatgttaatggatttgggtatttgatctgggttggtcggagaccttttcgcactaaccggctacgcgggaagaattatgggtactcggcgtcgcggtatcagccgaagcttttcagatgccagcaatgtagcgacgcgcgcccgagtggtcccgagatgcatcgcgcttgtgattaagggatgctaggactgacgtcggccgcccacgccacgtgcaggagtgcgaaggggaactgggcccacgaaccctttgtgcttaggatttagaccggcgggctggcctctctgattagtcttaggtggggctgcgacgtgtcgatattccgaggccgggcaggacccagaaaagtatgtccggccagagtgttatcgagcgtgacgcgacatgtggtgcacccctgtagggatgaaaattaactattcggatagccgtgttcacggttacaggacgacttggagttgtgccccgatcttttacaactacaattgttacttaactggaattagtttgcctcgggattgcttcctcgcagggagtcgagggaggatccttaggcgtgatctcactttaatattgctgcaacaatatgactattaatgtgttacccccctgttctactctcgtctatggctgcaagaccctgaagatgctagtcttcgataggactaggccttctctctctattctcgcattgctgcagtcagtccacatataacccccttctttgatactgatgcataattagaatagttctgatgtaagacttgcgagtattttgaatgagtactcaccgctgctttgctccccccttgttcccttgatccgtttgctgcgaccagatgatggagcccaggagatggaggtccccgccgccgacgactgctaccccgacggtgcctactactacgtggaggccgctgatgatcaggagtagttaggaggttcccagggaggaggcctcgcctcgttcgatcgttgtatcttttgtgctagccttctctaaggcaccccatgttttatgtctgtactcagatatttgttgcttccgctgactcgtgtgtttatcgagatttcGTATTctggccctcgaggcccctggcttgtaatatgaagctgatgttattttatttgtgtctagagttgtgttgtggtatcttcccgtgagtccttgggtttgattgtacgcatttgcgtgtatgattagcgtacgattaaatcgagggcgtcacatgcACGTCCTGCTCCCCTCACAGGCGACGACGGTCGGCCGGAGTACGTGGTGCTGAAGGGAACCCTGCAGCAACGAACGACCGACCGGAGGAGGTCTGGGACGGCGGGCGACACCGGCTGTCGTATCTACCTCTCCCATCAGCGACCAAAGAGAACCCCGGCCAAATGTTTTCTGGAAAGTCGGTGCAGAGGTAGCTATGGCATGTCGTGGTGCTTCGACGGCCTTTGTGGAAGACGACGCGGCCGGGGAAGGGTGGCGGCGGCAATGCCAGAGGGGCGGAGGGAGGTAGAGAAAGAGGAGAGGGGGTATGTATCCCCGACGAGCGGGCCAGGCACGATAAGGATACACATCGCTAGCGTCCATGCGTCTTCGTTCGGCCGCAAACTCAGCCCAAACTTGGATCTGGAATGGATAAAAAACAAAGACGATTCGTTTTCGGTCACGCGTTGGAAGATGTGCCTTGTCCGTTGATCTGAAACAGACGTGGACGGATAAAATGGGATCCCGAGTAGGAGTCGGCTTAAAAAGCCAAACAAAAGCCAAGCTACACATCCATCTGAACCGAGTAGAGTAGGAGCATGTACACTACTACACACACTGTGCAGACCATTAACCCGTTGGCCACAgctttctctgtctctcttggtaCCGTTGGCATCTTTCCACGAGAATTCAGATTCAGAAACCACCGTCCCATCTCTCTTCCCTTCCTACTCCAAACCCCACAAGCACAACCCACACGCAACACACAGCGCACTGTCCCCtactcccctctcctctcctttGTTGCTCGCTCGCCGCCTCGGGATCCCCCGGCGCGGCGCAGCAGCTCCTTCCTTTGCGTAGGAATGTCTCGGGCGGCTGCCGCCTCCGTCTCTGCGCAGCGAAAGCCACATTTATTTGCCACCTAAAAGGGGCACACCTCCCCACCCCAGCTTAAATTCCCGGCCAGCCGCATCGAGAAAGAGAAACGAACGCAGAGGTCCGTCGCCAAGCCAAGGTCCCAAACAATGGCGGCTATTTAGCGAGGCGCGCTGCAGGCAGGCCGGAAGGGGGAGCAGAGCTTCTTGTTTGTTTTCTTGCGAAGAAGTACCGCTGCGATGAAGCGTGCACGCGGCGGCAGGCTGCTGCTGGCCCTCGCCGTGCTCTTCTTGGCGCTGCACCTCCTGTTCTCCGGCTGCGCGGCGGAAGGGGAGGACGAGGAGGGCTCGCCgtcaccggcggcggcggcggagccggaggCGCCGATGGAGGACAAGCAGAAGGCGGCCCTGTACGCCGCCATCGGGAGCTTCGTGGGCAAGGCGTGGAACGGCTCCAGCCTCTTCCCCGACCCCTGCGGCCAGACTCCCATCCAGGTTCGTTCGTGTTCGTCTCCCCCACAGCTAGCTCCTCTTCTTTATTGCTCTTGATTGATTCCTGAAGAATGTCAAGTAGTACGAGCAATGGAGGATTCGAAAACACCAAAATTTGCCCTTTTTTCATGGATTTAAACCAAATTTGATCTTGAGATTCACTGCAAATCGCTGCTCAGAAGGATGCCGTTTGTCTGCACACCCATCCAATTAAATTGCCTCATCTTGGGAATGCAAAGCGAGATGCTCCTCACAGGCGTTCCTCAAATTCACGGCACTGTATCCTCGCTTCAAGTTCCCCTGTTCCTCTGTTTCCTAGTATTACCTTTTCACCTGCAGCAGCTCTCTCACTGTACTGTTTGCTCCATTGTTCCCCGACTGTTGCTCCTCGGAGAATGCAAGATCTTACTGCTACTACTCCACTCCACTTCGCTGTTGGACGAGTGAGACGAAACCTTTGTTCCTCAACCGACCCACAACGGCCACGCGATTCTTGCCAAATTCGGGACCTTTTtcttactctccctctccctctctcttgcgcGCAACAACTTTCTTTCCCCGGACATGATAAGAATCTGCGATTTGAAATGTCAATGCTTTCTTAAACACATCCCATTTGGTCtcccttttcccatgtcctcctcctcctctcttttttgagGGCGTCCTCTTGCTCTTTTGCCTCGCCCAGAAAATCATTGCTACCAAGTACAGTAGTGATTTCTTTTTTACTTTCACCGATTTAACACTGGTTTACCTTGGTCAGATTAGCAATTTTCTCTGGCAATAACACACATAGTTAGTTACTCTGGTTTATAATCTGCTTTACATCTGCTGCTTGCAATAATTTTCACTCTCAGTGGTACTGCTAGAATCACATTCTGGTCCTGATGACAAGCCAAGAAAATTGTGCCAGGACACCAGAACATGTGACTCTTTCCACCTCTGTTCCTAGTATTTACTATTTACCCCACCCAATTATGTTCTACTATTCATTTACAGGATTTCAGTACAAGTTTACTgactgatgatgacgatgatgatactcAATTCAGTGAAGTAATTGGTTCTTGGATCCCCATTTTTTTTCCTGCAGGGGGTGTCATGTGACCTCTTCAATGGCGTGTGGTACCCAACGGTGGTCAGCATCGGTCCAGTGCTCGACAACTCGCTGCAGTGCGCCCCGGACGCCAGGTTCAGCCCCCAGCTCTTCGACCTCCGGCGCCTCAAGAGCCTCACCTTCTACGCCTGCTTCCCGGCGGCCAACCCCACGGCGATCCCGGCGACTAGCTGGGACAGGCTCGCCGGCACCCTCGAGACGCTCGAGTTCCGCTCCAACCCTGGCCTGGCCGGAGCTATCCCGGCTTCCATCGGTCGCCTGGCCAGCTTGCAGTCCCTGGTCCTCGTCGACAACAACCTCACCGGTGCCGTGCCGCCGGAGCTCGGTGGGCTGGCAAAGCTGCGGCGGCTCGTGCTGTCCGGCAACGGGCTGTCGGGCCCGGTCCCGGCGACGCTCGGTAACAACAACCCTCAACTACGCGGCCTCGACGAGCTGCTGATCATGGACATGAGCAAGAACTCTCTAACCGGGTCTCTGCCTCCGTCGCTAGGTGGGCTCAAGGGGCTGCTCAAGATGGACCTCAGCAACAACCGCCTCGAGGGGCGAATCCCGCCGGAGCTCGCCGGGCTCGACAGCCTCACGCTGCTTGACCTCCGGAACAACAGCCTCACCGGCGGCCTGCCGGAGTTCGTGCAGGGGATGCCGGCGCTGCAGGACCTGCTGCTCTCGACCAACCCGCTGCTGGGAGGCACCCTGATGCAGCGCGGCTGGGAGAAGATGGCGAGCCTGGCCACGCTGGACCTGTCCAACGTCGGCCTCGCCGGCACCATCCCGGAGTCCATGGCGGCGATGCCCAGGCTGCGGTTCCTGGCGCTGGACCACAACCGGCTCTCCGGCGCCGTGCCGGCCAAGCTCGCCGCGCTGCCGAGCATCGGCGCCATGTACCTCAACGGCAACAACCTGACGGGGGCACTCGAGTTCTCGGCCCGGTTCTACCAGAGGATGGGCAGCAGGTTCGCGTCCTGGGACAACCCCGGCCTGTGCACGGCGGAGACGGCCGGCGGCGCGCCGACCGGCGTGGCGGTGTGCAAGGACGCGCAGGATCCGCCTAGCGTCGGCGCGAGGGACGGGATGGATGGGGGTGGGAGGAAGCCCGAGGCGGCGTCCTCCTCATCGGCTGGCATGGTCACCGTGCTCTGGTGGTCGGTGCTGGTTCAGTGGATGATGATGCTGCTGTAGACACCAAGTTCAGATTTACTGATATGATAGGTAGAAAGATGGTGTTTTGTTGTGTTCGGTTCTGTTGTGTCGATTGGTGAAGAAAGAACAGAAGAGAGGCTGGAGGAGTCTAGTGGTTGGTTACTGACAGAGATGTTCATTTTGGGTGTAATTAGGCCTGTTTCTGCTGTCAAGTTACAGGATGTCGATAAGATAAATTTCCTTAGAATTAATTCTGGTTCATCTTGTGTGGAGACTTTTGGTGTTCATGTCTGCTTGGTATTTTTGTTACCTGCGGACGCCTTATTCGATCACATGGATTGTAAATACTATATGATGCCCCTTGTGTTGCTGCGAAAATCTTGCTAAAACATACACATAAGTAGATgttagaaaaataaaactattgtaAAAACAAATTTAAAAATGCCATCGAGATATATTTTTAAAACAATAAAAcatataaagcatgtgaaaaaatgttgtataaatggagAAATTTATTAGACTGAAATTAAATGTGGGTTATTTTTAACAACAATGTGTATCATGACTTGCATATATTTGCATCAAACATACAACGTAGAAATACATCTAGGTCATGGTACAATATATTTGTCACATGACCGTCTATGCCCGCACAAAAATAAGTGACACAAATTAATTGTATGATTTCTGAGACGGTGTGATTGTATGAATAAATTACTGCATAAATTATACTCTCTCCGTCTcataatataagttttttttatatTAATGATATTATAATAGTCTCAAAAAAGTTTTTATATTATGAAACGGGAGAATAACTTATAATCACGTGCATGACTTTATGATGTGACATGGTTGCAGAAGATGAAAAATAAACATTTTGTTGCAACTATTTAAGATTAGAGGATTTTAGTGTATCTATTGTACACAAGTTAACACTTTTGACCCAGATAAGTCCCGAATGTTTGTATTTTGGCAATGGCAAATCATATGTTTTTATGCCAAATATAGTTGACACGAGGATAATAAGTTTAGTTAGTAAGCATGGTAAAAATTTGTCTCATGTTTATTTTTCGTCGGGAAATTATCATGTTCGCCAGATAAACCTATCATCTTTGTGTGAACTAATGTTGTCATAAAAAATGTTCGATTTGTCATTGGCAAAATCCGAACGTTCGCGTTTTATCTTTTCCGGAACTACACTATTCAGAGTTAGTGAAATGGAGTAGTTGCATCGGAAGGTTATAGGTGTACCTTCTTCATCGGATAATGCACATACTCCCCTAAAAAATGGATAATGCGCATACCAGCAAAATTTAGGCTTTTGCCATTTGCATACAAACACAAAGTTGAAAAAAACATAGCAGAGTACTCCCttcatttttatatacaaggccacaaTTCCACATTATAGATACCAAGGCAAAAGTTAATATCTTATAAGTTAATGTTACAAGACAACTTGTCTTCTTGTTTACCCTGTAAATTAATATGTATTTTTCTTTCTCATACATATCAAGTCAATGGTCTCActcctgcatgcatgcaagggataaTTAATATCTTTCTTTGCTACTTAGAAGGCGTGCATGCAAATTCTCTAGGACCTAGGTGGTTATTAATTGACTGTGAAATGAGTTAAAAggtagcattcacactacgcatgcatatagaagtaatACAACGGactactaattagctgctaggagtaaatgcaacgtGTCTTAATCTTTGTCTATTTTGAAAACGCACGCAAATCTAAGtgtgccttctaaactgtgacggagggagtagtactatGAGGCAAACACCATTAATATTACATCGATTAGTGTTAGTGGCCTTGTATATATATGCAAATTCTAATTTTAATAATGACCTTGTATATATAGAAATAAAGGGAGTACCGAAAGAACAAGTTATCAGAGTATGGAAAAACGAATGGTAAAAGAAACCATCGTACGTAGGAGTACATAGCAGTAAAATTAGAAGCCGGCTATAATGCCCACTCTTGTGCATTTGTGCATGCATGCCAGCGAGGGTTCACTCTCTGTTTTCCCGGGCCCGCAGCATAAAGGACATCCACCTGCACCGCCCTGTTGATCCGCGAAGCAAAGGAATCCTCGTAGGGCAGTTCCTATCATCGCTGCTGCTGATTGCGCGGGACCCACGGCTCAGAGATCTCAACGGCAATACTATTACCACTCGgattactcccttcgttcctaaataaatGTAGTGTGTTAAAAGATTTTTCAATAAGgtatacatacgaaacaaaataagtgaatctacactttaaaatatatcAATATACATTCGTACATGGCTCATTAGTGAAATctataaaaagacttatatttaaaaacagaatGAGTATTTCTTATAACCACACAGAAAAACTGGATCTGAGTGGTTATCTAAAAAAAAACTCGTATACATTTTATTTTAGATGAACGCAGATCCAGTTAACTTTTTCTAGGGACAGATCCAGTTAACCAGTCAGCAAAGCAGAGGGCCTTCGAAGGCTAAGGTGCGTTCATTCCGACTGACTATGAAAACATCTACAACCCGGCCCATATATGTCCGATGGCTTGATCAGTGACGAATCATCTTTTTATCATAAAAATAAACCACTAAGTTGGTAATAAACACAGGGGCGAGTCTGTCGGCTGATCTTTCTACAAGATCGGCCAGGTCGTGAGCTGTTCTATTTGCTGCAGTATGCCTTCATGACCGTAGTTCTGCAACACGGGTCATGTTGCAAAATTATTTCCGCAACATAGATCTTGTTGCGGAATTTTCTTGCAGTAACTATTTTGTTGCATTTTTCCTACAACTAATGTTTCGTtgtaattttttttataaaaaaatctatTATAAATGTTTTGTTATAAAGCATAAACacgtcatagaccattacaacaCTGTGTATGTTTTAGAAACATAGTCCATGTTTGGAAACCGCATAACCATTTGGACGCGGGAAGGTAACGGATGCTAACCATTGCAATCCGCCGGCTAATGGTTAGCTTTTTCCATATACATAATATACGTCTATGTTGTGTGATGTCCGTGTTGTGTGACACCCTTGCACTCACCCATGTATGGAATGCATTGAAGGCCCGGACGTCCTAGACCCGTTCTTCATGTTGGATCTGATCCACGCTAGTCCAT
Coding sequences within:
- the LOC123442684 gene encoding piriformospora indica-insensitive protein 2-like isoform X1, which produces MKRARGGRLLLALAVLFLALHLLFSGCAAEGEDEEGSPSPAAAAEPEAPMEDKQKAALYAAIGSFVGKAWNGSSLFPDPCGQTPIQGVSCDLFNGVWYPTVVSIGPVLDNSLQCAPDARFSPQLFDLRRLKSLTFYACFPAANPTAIPATSWDRLAGTLETLEFRSNPGLAGAIPASIGRLASLQSLVLVDNNLTGAVPPELGGLAKLRRLVLSGNGLSGPVPATLGNNNPQLRGLDELLIMDMSKNSLTGSLPPSLGGLKGLLKMDLSNNRLEGRIPPELAGLDSLTLLDLRNNSLTGGLPEFVQGMPALQDLLLSTNPLLGGTLMQRGWEKMASLATLDLSNVGLAGTIPESMAAMPRLRFLALDHNRLSGAVPAKLAALPSIGAMYLNGNNLTGALEFSARFYQRMGSRFASWDNPGLCTAETAGGAPTGVAVCKDAQDPPSVGARDGMDGGGRKPEAASSSSAGMVTVLWWSVLVQWMMMLL
- the LOC123442684 gene encoding piriformospora indica-insensitive protein 2-like isoform X2; the protein is MKRARGGRLLLALAVLFLALHLLFSGCAAEGEDEEGSPSPAAAAEPEAPMEDKQKAALYAAIGSFVGKAWNGSSLFPDPCGQTPIQGVSCDLFNGVWYPTVVSIGPVLDNSLQCAPDARFSPQLFDLRRLKSLTFYACFPAANPTAIPATSWDRLAGTLETLEFRSNPGLAGAIPASIGRLASLQSLVLVDNNLTGAVPPELGGLAKLRRLVLSGNGLSGPVPATLGGLKGLLKMDLSNNRLEGRIPPELAGLDSLTLLDLRNNSLTGGLPEFVQGMPALQDLLLSTNPLLGGTLMQRGWEKMASLATLDLSNVGLAGTIPESMAAMPRLRFLALDHNRLSGAVPAKLAALPSIGAMYLNGNNLTGALEFSARFYQRMGSRFASWDNPGLCTAETAGGAPTGVAVCKDAQDPPSVGARDGMDGGGRKPEAASSSSAGMVTVLWWSVLVQWMMMLL